A single Mustela lutreola isolate mMusLut2 chromosome X, mMusLut2.pri, whole genome shotgun sequence DNA region contains:
- the LOC131821530 gene encoding melanoma-associated antigen B18-like, translated as MPRGQKSKLRAREKRRQARCETQALKEAQATAAAAGESPSACALSGGRPAAAAPRHPQGAASFTGADAALSGTDSDEGARSQDEGSPRSSKGSEVSHRDPLNKKVVLLVQFLLQKYQKREPISKADMLKFAVKKYRHQFNEILKRASEHMELAFGLDLKEVDPIRHCYTLVNKLDLTDGSMHEDENMPKTGLLMIVLGVIFMKGNCAPEEEVWEVLNMMGVYAERKHFIYGEPKKVITQDLVQLQYLQYRQVADSDPPRFEFLWGQRAYAETSKMRVLEFLAKIHDTVPSAFPSWYEEALRDEEERARARAAARARTAAMASARARALASSFSHPK; from the coding sequence ATGCCTAGAGGTCAGAAGAGTAAGCTCCGTGCCCGTGAGAAACGCCGCCAGGCCCGCTGTGAGACCCAGGCTCTGAAGGAGGCTCAGGCTaccgcagcagcagcaggagagtccccctctgcctgtgctctctctggggGTAGACCTGCTGCTGCAGCTCCTAGGCATCCTCAGGGAGCCGCATCTTTCACTGGGGCCGATGCAGCTCTTTCAGGCACCGATTCAGATGAAGGTGCCAGAAGCCAAGATGAGGGAAGCCCCAGATCATCGAAGGGCTCCGAGGTCTCACACAGAGACCCACTAAACAAGAAGGTAGTTTTGCTGGTGCAGTTCCTGCTGCAGAAGTATCAAAAGAGAGAGCCCATTTCAAAGGCAGATATGCTGAAGTTTGCCGTCAAGAAGTACAGGCATCAGTTCAATGAGATCCTCAAGAGAGCCTCCGAGCACATGGAGCTGGCCTTCGGGCTTGATCTGAAGGAAGTGGATCCCATCCGCCACTGCTACACCCTGGTCAACAAGCTAGACCTCACCGATGGCTCCATGCACGAGGACGAGAACATGCCCAAGACCGGCCTCCTGATGATTGTGCTGGGTGTGATCTTCATGAAAGGCAACTGCGCCCCTGAGGAGGAAGTCTGGGAAGTGCTGAATATGATGGGCGTCTACGCTGAAAGGAAGCACTTCATCTACGGGGAGCCCAAGAAGGTCATCACCCAAGATCTGGTGCAGCTGCAGTACCTGCAGTACCGCCAGGTGGCCGACAGTGATCCTCCACGCTTTGAGTTCCTGTGGGGCCAGCGAGCTTACGCCGAGACCAGCAAGATGAGAGTCCTGGAGTTTCTGGCCAAGATCCATGATACCGTGCCCAGTGCCTTCCCGTCGTGGTATGAAGAGGCTTTGAGAGATGAGGAAGAgcgagcccgagcccgagccgcTGCCAGGGCTCGCACCGCTGCCATGGCCAGCGCACGTGCCAGGGCCTTGGCCAGCAGCTTCTCCCACCCTAAGTGA